The following coding sequences are from one Gossypium hirsutum isolate 1008001.06 chromosome A12, Gossypium_hirsutum_v2.1, whole genome shotgun sequence window:
- the LOC121211071 gene encoding SNF1-related protein kinase regulatory subunit gamma-1 → MAMAMASVQLERQTSIQDSPRSPEAKLGMQVEDLWDVQEPELSPNEKLNACFESIPVSAFPISPQGIEIKSDASLAEAVQILAQNKILSAPIVDVDAPEDATWMDRYIGIVEFAGIAVWILQQSEPSSPRSPSSPNGAEFAITANGMVSAAGLGALGPEDASITSGDFFEALTSSEFYKNTKVRDISGSFRWAPFLALQKSNTFLTMLLLLSKYKMKSVPVLDLGDGKIDNIITQSAVIHMLAECTGLHWFESWGSKKLSEIGLPTMSPEHIITVYEDEPVLQAFKLMRKKRIGGIPVIECGGKKAIGNISLRDVQFLLTAPDIYRDYRSITAKNFLIAVRNYLEKHEKRSPMLSGMITCKRDETVKELIQKLDSEKIQRVYVTDEDGNLEGVITLRDIISRLVHEPRGYFGDFFDGVLPLPENSRV, encoded by the exons ATGGCTATGGCTATGGCGAGTGTGCAACTCGAGAGACAAACTAGCATACAAGACAGTCCAAGGAGTCCTGAAGCAAAGCTTGGGATGCAAGTGGAGGATTTGTGGGATGTTCAGGAACCAGAACTTAGTCCTAATGAAAAGCTCAACGCTTGTTTTGAGAGCATCCCTGTTTCTGCTTTCCCTATTTCTCCTCAAG GGATTGAGATAAAATCGGATGCGAGTCTGGCCGAGGCTGTTCAAATACTAGCTCAAAACAAGATTCTTAGCGCGCCTATTGTTGATGTTGATGCGCCTGAGGATGCAACATGGATGGACAGATATATTGGCATTGTAGAGTTTGCAGGGATTGCTGTATGGATTTTGCAACAG TCGGAACCATCTTCACCTAGAAGTCCTTCATCTCCGAATGGAGCCGAGTTTGCTATAACTGCTAATGGAATGGTCTCTGCTGCAGGACTCGGGGCTTTAGGCCCTGAAGATGCTTCAATTACTTCTGGAGACTTTTTTGAGGCTTTAACTTCCTCCGAGTTTTATAAGAACACCAAG GTTCGTGATATCTCGGGGTCATTCCGCTGGGCACCATTCCTTGCTTTGCAGAAATCAAACACCTTTTTGACCATGTTGTTACTTCTTTCTAAGTACAAAATGAAGAGCGTTCCAGTACTTGATCTGGGCGACGGAAAGATCGATAACATCATAACACAGTCAGCTGTCATTCACATGTTAGCAGAATGCACTGGACTTCACTGGTTTGAAAGCTGGGGAAGTAAGAAGCTTTCAGAGATCGGTCTTCCCACGATGTCCCCTGAGCACATTATCACA GTATACGAAGATGAACCAGTGCTTCAGGCCTTTAAGCTAATGAGGAAAAAGAGAATCGGAGGCATACCCGTCATTGAATGCGGAGGGAAAAAAGCTATCGGTAACATAAGCCTTCGAGATGTACAGTTCCTTTTAACCGCACCAGATATATACCGTGACTACAG ATCAATCACAGCCAAGAACTTCCTAATAGCGGTTCGAAACTACTTGGAGAAACACGAGAAGAGGTCGCCAATGTTGAGTGGCATGATAACTTGCAAGAGGGATGAAACAGTCAAAGAGTTGATTCAAAAGCTCGACTCTGAGAAGATCCAACGAGTGTACGTCACGGACGAGGACGGGAACTTGGAAGGAGTGATCACACTTAGAGACATCATTTCAAGGTTAGTACACGAACCGCGTGGCTACTTTGGTGATTTCTTCGATGGTGTGTTGCCTTTACCAGAAAATAGCAGGGTTTAA